One Mya arenaria isolate MELC-2E11 chromosome 5, ASM2691426v1 genomic window carries:
- the LOC128234324 gene encoding uncharacterized protein LOC128234324 isoform X2 produces MLTFTTCLSMALWVLFVLIPHYCEGLGTPAITVENDVGMLSLLQPTFVGRSVTFEFTPSKSTSIGDVRWYVIKSQWPSAKAIEEDDTSVQRKGNSTLLTIADVDLSFNRTIVYTSVGNKTKSASLELNLKDYTNANGCGELYFLSEGPYFAGDNLSLGYFSSPLVAKEKNSSKFSVKLIIGNIENHTSIEQEKGVSKLDQEGHEFIFTLFNVKKNDSGQYLIQCLNGISGKYSNSIHLSIIGKPIIGPLATISTCRECIILKTEETLARVFCETDETDEEYNATNVAFKIGRNQYASNKLSRNRFGLKSYDEPASAFHQLNVICTVFGKHRNMSMEASIFVVVRPTGPPHLSANEVLLAGETVDITCTSSSARPQPLLRFLVDDTKIDTKTNVSTTFDDLTGLYKSVSKLHTFKKKWGNKNMSCQQLPEVNGLYHETVSNNVNIVYKFPPSRLILVVGHGTLSKYVNASCRSIFSYPACNIKWESTIEHFKYTQLQTHTFNHTTVSRISFNVTHEDFGKRIRCSTECQYFQNTLSNSTTVIFSKKPTVVINSTPVLPVPPTTYTVLTCAANAYPIGNISWTTAKSSHSISAKTKLCSNTSTCIYEITTSDVEQEYFCIAKNEHGSDRGSIIVTIQERKDERETRQSGKGSFLWIVVSVIAVVTLGSFVLIVCCCRKRLKRVYENLYTHQVRNMYQGSALPSLYRHTETKRRPQEYMMRLTKTTCQ; encoded by the exons ATGTTAACTTTCACCACGTGTTTAAGTATGGCGTTATGGGTACTCTTTGTGTTAATACCACACTATTGTGAGGGATTGG GAACTCCTGCAATCACTGTTGAAAACGATGTCGGAATGCTAAGTTTGTTACAGCCAACGTTTGTTGGGAGAAGTGTGACGTTTGAATTCACACCGTCTAAATCGACTTCAATAGGCGATGTCAGGTGGTACGTTATAAAATCGCAGTGGCCAAGTGCAAAAGCAATTGAAGAGGATGATACGAGTGTTCAGCGTAAGGGAAACTCTACCTTACTTACCATAGCTGAcgtagatttgagttttaatcgTACCATTGTATACACATCagttggaaataaaacaaaatcagcaTCACTCGAATTGAATTTAAAAG ATTACACAAATGCAAACGGCTGTGGAGAACTGTACTTTTTATCGGAGGGACCGTATTTTGCGGGAGACAATTTAAGTCTTGGATATTTTTCGTCACCATTAGTTGCAAAGGAGAAAAATTCAAGCAAGTTTTCTGTAAAACTTATCATTGGCAATATTGAGAACCATACGTCCATTGAACAAGAAAAAGGTGTTTCAAAGCTTGACCAGGAGGGACACGAgtttatatttactttgtttaacGTAAAGAAAAATGACAGTGGACAGTATTTGATTCAGTGTCTAAATGGAATTTCCGGAAAGTACTCTAATAGTATCCATTTGTCAATTATAG GTAAGCCGATAATTGGTCCTTTAGCCACAATTTCTACATGCAGAGAGTGCATCATTTTAAAGACAGAAGAAACACTTGCAAGAGTGTTCTGCGAAACGGATGAAACGGATGAAGAGTATAACGCCACCAATGTAGCATTTAAAATAGGACGAAATCAGTATGCTTCAAACAAACTTTCACGGAATCGATTTGGTTTAAAGTCATATGACGAACCAGCAAGTGCGTTTCATcaattgaatgttatttgtacTGTCTTTGGAAAGCACAGGAACATGTCAATGGAAGCTTCAATATTTGTAGTCG TCAGACCAACTGGTCCTCCGCATTTGTCGGCGAATGAAGTACTATTGGCGGGAGAAACTGTGGATATTACTTGCACTTCATCGAGCGCAAGGCCGCAACCATTGCTGAGATTTCTTGTCGACGATACTAAAATTGataccaaaacaaatgtatCAACAACGTTTGACGACTTAACCGGATTATACAAATCTGTATCCAAACTGCATACGTTTAAGAAGAAGTGGGGAAACAAGAACATGTCCTGTCAACAGCTGCCGGAGGTGAATGGATTATACCATGAGACAGTGTCGAACAATGTAAAcatagtttataaat ttcCCCCATCACGTCTCATTCTTGTTGTTGGCCATGGCACACTATCGAAATACGTAAATGCCAGTTGTAGATCGATATTCTCATATCCAGCATGCAATATTAAATGGGAATCAActattgaacattttaagtACACCCAACTGCAAACGCATACCTTCAATCACACCACAGTGTCAAGGATTAGTTTCAACGTTACGCATGAAGATTTTGGGAAACGAATAAGATGTAGTACTGAATGTCAATATTTCCAGAATACTCTTTCGAACTCAACAACTGTCATATTCTCAA AAAAGCCGACAGTTGTTATCAATTCAACCCCAGTATTACCAGTACCACCAACAACCTACACAGTGCTCACATGTGCTGCAAATGCCTATCCTATTGGAAACATCTCTTGGACGACCGCAAAATCGTCTCATTCAATATCTGCAAAAACAAAGTTGTGTTCAAATACATCAACATGTATTTATGAAATTACTACATCTGACGTTGAACAGGAGTATTTTTGCATTGCAAAGAATGAACATGGCAGTGACAGAGGATCTATAATTGTTACAATTCAGGAACGTAAGGATGAGAGAG AAACGAGACAAAGTGGAAAAGGAAGTTTTTTATGGATAGTAGTTTCTGTTATTGCTGTTGTCACTTTAGGAAGTTTTGTCCTGATTGTGTGCTGTTGTCGTAAACGCTTGAAACGGG TGTACGAGAATTTATATACACATCAAGTTCGAAATATGTACCAAGGCAGTGCATTGCCTTCTTTATACAGGCATACTGAG ACGAAAAGACGTCCCCAGGAATATATGATGAGGTTGACGAAAACAACTTGTCAATAG
- the LOC128234322 gene encoding uncharacterized protein LOC128234322, which yields MVLLILIYISHYCEGLGTPAITVKNDVGMLRLFQPTFVGRNVTFEFIPTTPTSIGDVRWYYIKQPGSPAEAIEEDDLRVQHQGKSTLLTIADVDRSFNGTSVYTSVGNKSISALLELNLKDYTNANSCGELYFLSKGPYFAGDNLNLGYVSSPAVAKEKDANRFSVELIKGNNKDLTPIQLANGVVELDQEGAEYIFTMFNVKKSDSGAYWIQCGYSEVSAKNSNIITVSIKGKPIIGPLANISTCRECIILRPNETLAKVYCEMDETVEEYNETNVKFEIGINPYDSRNLSRNRFGLNSSDEPADAIHQLNVICTVFGVHRNMSVKASIFVVVRPKGPPYISVNGELLEGETVDITCSSSSARPPPLLRFLVEDIVIDTNTNVSTTIDGSTGLYTSVSTLYSFKREWGNKNMTCQQFPEMNGLYHESVSNSVYILYKYPPSRLIIVIEQDDLSKVITASCSSMFANPACNIKWESTIQHFKYTSIENRTFKEVTESKISFSAKNEDHGKQIRCCSECQYFKNTLTNATTVIFSEKPTVVVYSTPVLPVPPNTNITLTCVVNSHPVGNITWTMVESSNSISTQTKTCSNTPACTYEMTTSDVEQVYSCYAQNEHGSDERSIVIVDELRYKEDKTGSDSGSMGVAMVTAGGIALLFVVSVGVCLYLQRNQAKLQFMNENDTIQLAQLQPPPVAERDDVTHAHTGVAEYAVIHGTNRDLENVAPSSSICMHSCDVMNECVENAATKSSAHVEQPSNDNSIPLETGPDVRRCQSKEHINTTDNENDDGISMQNQLMNEDSPNAESPKRSTNELVYADVDIEHLEKFRVGLRTCSDDEFTEYSDIVFGASSSVKPDSSNENV from the exons ATGGTGTTATTAatacttatttatatatcaCACTATTGTGAGGGATTAG GTACTCCTGCAATCACTGTTAAAAATGATGTCGGAATGCTTAGATTATTTCAACCAACATTTGTTGGGAGAAACGTGACGTTCGAATTCATACCGACTACACCGACTTCAATAGGCGATGTCAGGTggtattatataaaacaaccaGGGTCACCTGCAGAAGCAATTGAAGAGGATGATTTACGTGTTCAGCATCAGGGAAAATCTACCTTACTCACAATAGCTGACGTAGATCGGAGTTTCAATGGTACCTCTGTATACACATCAGTTGGCAATAAAAGCATATCGGCATTGCTCGAATTGAATTTAAAAG ATTACACAAATGCGAACAGCTGTGGAGAACTGTACTTTTTATCGAAGGGACCGTATTTTGCGGGAGACAATTTAAATCTTGGATATGTTTCGTCACCAGCAGTTGCAAAAGAAAAAGATGCAAACAGGTTTTCTGTAGAACTCATCAAAGGCAATAATAAAGACCTGACGCCCATTCAACTAGCAAACGGAGTCGTAGAGCTTGACCAGGAGGGCGCTGAGTATATCTTTACTATGTTCAATGTTAAGAAAAGTGACAGTGGAGCGTATTGGATACAGTGTGGGTACAGTGAAGTTTCTGCAAAGAACTCTAATATTATCACTGTGTCAATTAAAG GGAAGCCGATAATAGGTCCCTTGGCCAACATTTCTACATGCAGAGAGTGTATCATTTTAAGGCCAAACGAAACACTTGCAAAAGTGTACTGCGAAATGGATGAAACAGTTGAAGAGTATAATGAAaccaatgtcaagtttgaaataGGAATAAATCCGTATGATTCACGCAATTTGTCAAGGAATCGATTTGGTTTGAATTCATCTGACGAACCAGCAGATGCAATACATCAACTGAATGTTATTTGTACAGTCTTTGGAGTACACCGTAACATGTCAGTAAAAGCTTCAATATTTGTTGTCG TACGTCCCAAAGGTCCACCGTATATCTCGGTGAATGGAGAACTTTTGGAGGGAGAAACAGTGGATATAACTTGCAGTTCATCGAGCGCAAGGCCGCCTCCATTGCTGAGATTTCTTGTCGAAGATATTGTTATTGATACCAATACCAATGTATCAACAACGATTGACGGCTCAACCGGATTATACACATCTGTATCCACACTGTATTCGTTTAAGAGGGAATGGGGAAACAAGAACATGACCTGTCAACAGTTTCCAGAGATGAATGGATTATATCATGAGAGTGTGTCAAACAgtgtatacatattatacaaat ATCCCCCATCACGTCTCATTATCGTTATTGAGCAAGACGACCTATCAAAAGTTATTACCGCAAGTTGTTCATCGATGTTCGCTAATCCAGCTTGTAATATTAAATGGGAATCaacaattcaacattttaagtACACTTCAATTGAAAATCGTACATTTAAGGAAGTTACAGAGTCAAAAATTAGTTTCAGCGCTAAAAATGAAGATCATGGAAAACAAATAAGATGTTGTTCTGAATGTCAATACTTCAAGAATACTCTTACAAACGCAACAACTGTTATATTCTCAG AAAAGCCGACAGTGGTTGTCTATTCAACCCCCGTTTTACCCGTTCCACCAAATACCAACATAACGCTCACATGTGTTGTGAATTCTCATCCTGTTGGAAATATCACTTGGACGATGGTGGAATCGTCTAATTCAATATCAACACAAACAAAGACGTGTTCTAATACACCAGCATGCACTTATGAAATGACTACATCTGACGTTGAGCAGGTTTATTCGTGTTATGCACAGAACGAACATGGCAGTGACGAACGGTCAATTGTAATTGTTGATGAGCTAAGATATAAAGaag ataaaactgGTTCAGATTCTGGCAGTATGGGCGTTGCAATGGTGACTGCGGGCGGAATTGCACTTCTTTTTGTTGTTAGTGTTGGCGTGTGTTTATATCTACAGCGCAACCAAG CAAAGCTGCAGTTTATGAACGAGAATGACACAATTCAGCTGGCACAACTTCAGCCACC GCCAGTGGCAGAACGAGATG ACGTAACACATGCACATACTGGCGTTGCTGAATATGCTGTTATCCACGGGACAAACAGAGATCTAGAAAACGTTGCTCCG TCTTCTAGCATATGTATGCATTCATGTGATGTTATGAATGAGTGCGTCGAAAATGCAGCTACTAAAAGTTCAGCCCACGTAGAACAACCATCAAACGACAATAGTATTCCATTGGAAACAGGTCCTGATGTACG tcGATGTCAAAGTAAAGAACATATTAACACAACAG ACAACGAAAATGACGATGGTATTTCTATGCAGAATCAGCTAATGAACGAAGACTCACCAAATGCTGAG AGTCCAAAACGTTCGACCAATGAGCTAGTGTACGCAGATGTCGATATCGAGCACTTGGAGAAATTTCGTGTAGGACTTCGTACGTGCAGTGACGACGAGTTTACAGAGTATTCTGACATTGTATTTGGAGCATCTAGTAGTGTTAAACCTGActcatccaatgaaaatgtgTGA
- the LOC128234324 gene encoding uncharacterized protein LOC128234324 isoform X1: MLTFTTCLSMALWVLFVLIPHYCEGLGTPAITVENDVGMLSLLQPTFVGRSVTFEFTPSKSTSIGDVRWYVIKSQWPSAKAIEEDDTSVQRKGNSTLLTIADVDLSFNRTIVYTSVGNKTKSASLELNLKDYTNANGCGELYFLSEGPYFAGDNLSLGYFSSPLVAKEKNSSKFSVKLIIGNIENHTSIEQEKGVSKLDQEGHEFIFTLFNVKKNDSGQYLIQCLNGISGKYSNSIHLSIIGKPIIGPLATISTCRECIILKTEETLARVFCETDETDEEYNATNVAFKIGRNQYASNKLSRNRFGLKSYDEPASAFHQLNVICTVFGKHRNMSMEASIFVVVRPTGPPHLSANEVLLAGETVDITCTSSSARPQPLLRFLVDDTKIDTKTNVSTTFDDLTGLYKSVSKLHTFKKKWGNKNMSCQQLPEVNGLYHETVSNNVNIVYKFPPSRLILVVGHGTLSKYVNASCRSIFSYPACNIKWESTIEHFKYTQLQTHTFNHTTVSRISFNVTHEDFGKRIRCSTECQYFQNTLSNSTTVIFSKKPTVVINSTPVLPVPPTTYTVLTCAANAYPIGNISWTTAKSSHSISAKTKLCSNTSTCIYEITTSDVEQEYFCIAKNEHGSDRGSIIVTIQERKDERETRQSGKGSFLWIVVSVIAVVTLGSFVLIVCCCRKRLKRVYENLYTHQVRNMYQGSALPSLYRHTELDEKTSPGIYDEVDENNLSIVQAETNLTTDDKCQSVNSSTYDIISETISTGTHTTESTHDYSEINNLGSLRLKTDSEGGEGYLHVVYELH, encoded by the exons ATGTTAACTTTCACCACGTGTTTAAGTATGGCGTTATGGGTACTCTTTGTGTTAATACCACACTATTGTGAGGGATTGG GAACTCCTGCAATCACTGTTGAAAACGATGTCGGAATGCTAAGTTTGTTACAGCCAACGTTTGTTGGGAGAAGTGTGACGTTTGAATTCACACCGTCTAAATCGACTTCAATAGGCGATGTCAGGTGGTACGTTATAAAATCGCAGTGGCCAAGTGCAAAAGCAATTGAAGAGGATGATACGAGTGTTCAGCGTAAGGGAAACTCTACCTTACTTACCATAGCTGAcgtagatttgagttttaatcgTACCATTGTATACACATCagttggaaataaaacaaaatcagcaTCACTCGAATTGAATTTAAAAG ATTACACAAATGCAAACGGCTGTGGAGAACTGTACTTTTTATCGGAGGGACCGTATTTTGCGGGAGACAATTTAAGTCTTGGATATTTTTCGTCACCATTAGTTGCAAAGGAGAAAAATTCAAGCAAGTTTTCTGTAAAACTTATCATTGGCAATATTGAGAACCATACGTCCATTGAACAAGAAAAAGGTGTTTCAAAGCTTGACCAGGAGGGACACGAgtttatatttactttgtttaacGTAAAGAAAAATGACAGTGGACAGTATTTGATTCAGTGTCTAAATGGAATTTCCGGAAAGTACTCTAATAGTATCCATTTGTCAATTATAG GTAAGCCGATAATTGGTCCTTTAGCCACAATTTCTACATGCAGAGAGTGCATCATTTTAAAGACAGAAGAAACACTTGCAAGAGTGTTCTGCGAAACGGATGAAACGGATGAAGAGTATAACGCCACCAATGTAGCATTTAAAATAGGACGAAATCAGTATGCTTCAAACAAACTTTCACGGAATCGATTTGGTTTAAAGTCATATGACGAACCAGCAAGTGCGTTTCATcaattgaatgttatttgtacTGTCTTTGGAAAGCACAGGAACATGTCAATGGAAGCTTCAATATTTGTAGTCG TCAGACCAACTGGTCCTCCGCATTTGTCGGCGAATGAAGTACTATTGGCGGGAGAAACTGTGGATATTACTTGCACTTCATCGAGCGCAAGGCCGCAACCATTGCTGAGATTTCTTGTCGACGATACTAAAATTGataccaaaacaaatgtatCAACAACGTTTGACGACTTAACCGGATTATACAAATCTGTATCCAAACTGCATACGTTTAAGAAGAAGTGGGGAAACAAGAACATGTCCTGTCAACAGCTGCCGGAGGTGAATGGATTATACCATGAGACAGTGTCGAACAATGTAAAcatagtttataaat ttcCCCCATCACGTCTCATTCTTGTTGTTGGCCATGGCACACTATCGAAATACGTAAATGCCAGTTGTAGATCGATATTCTCATATCCAGCATGCAATATTAAATGGGAATCAActattgaacattttaagtACACCCAACTGCAAACGCATACCTTCAATCACACCACAGTGTCAAGGATTAGTTTCAACGTTACGCATGAAGATTTTGGGAAACGAATAAGATGTAGTACTGAATGTCAATATTTCCAGAATACTCTTTCGAACTCAACAACTGTCATATTCTCAA AAAAGCCGACAGTTGTTATCAATTCAACCCCAGTATTACCAGTACCACCAACAACCTACACAGTGCTCACATGTGCTGCAAATGCCTATCCTATTGGAAACATCTCTTGGACGACCGCAAAATCGTCTCATTCAATATCTGCAAAAACAAAGTTGTGTTCAAATACATCAACATGTATTTATGAAATTACTACATCTGACGTTGAACAGGAGTATTTTTGCATTGCAAAGAATGAACATGGCAGTGACAGAGGATCTATAATTGTTACAATTCAGGAACGTAAGGATGAGAGAG AAACGAGACAAAGTGGAAAAGGAAGTTTTTTATGGATAGTAGTTTCTGTTATTGCTGTTGTCACTTTAGGAAGTTTTGTCCTGATTGTGTGCTGTTGTCGTAAACGCTTGAAACGGG TGTACGAGAATTTATATACACATCAAGTTCGAAATATGTACCAAGGCAGTGCATTGCCTTCTTTATACAGGCATACTGAG TTAGACGAAAAGACGTCCCCAGGAATATATGATGAGGTTGACGAAAACAACTTGTCAATAGTACAGGCTGAAACTAATTTGACGACAGATGATAAATGCCAGAGTGTAAATAGTAGCACGTATGATATTATAAGCGAAACAATCTCGACAGGTACACACACGACTGAGAGTACACATGACTACTCAGAGATAAACAATCTAGGAAGTTTAAGGCTGAAAACAGACTCAGAAGGAGGTGAAGGCTACTTACATGTGGTTTATGAGTTACATTGA